A genome region from Deltaproteobacteria bacterium includes the following:
- a CDS encoding ABC transporter permease, producing the protein MFSLLEKLGRWLIFEINHVGRSGIFLSYAFLGLFKPPYRVYPFLKQIYIIGSQSIFVIFFTALFTGMVLGLQGFYTLSKFGSEGLLGSAVALSLIRELGPVLTALMVTARAGSAMCAEIGIMRISEQIDALECMAIDPFRYLIAPKLLAGILSVPLLNFIFNVVGILGGYLVGVKLLGVEAGSYWNGMETSVVWEDISMGLVKSLVFGLVIIWVCTSRGFFVHLDRTGGFGAEGVSRSTTVAVVQSSVSVLLWDYLLTAVLL; encoded by the coding sequence ATGTTTTCGCTTTTGGAGAAATTGGGTAGATGGTTGATCTTCGAGATCAATCACGTGGGCAGGTCGGGCATTTTCCTGTCCTACGCGTTTCTGGGACTGTTCAAGCCGCCCTACAGGGTCTATCCTTTTCTCAAACAAATATACATTATCGGATCCCAGTCGATTTTTGTCATCTTTTTCACCGCGCTGTTTACCGGGATGGTACTGGGGCTGCAGGGCTTCTATACGCTGAGTAAATTCGGGTCGGAGGGACTGCTGGGCTCCGCGGTGGCGTTGAGCCTGATCCGCGAGCTCGGACCCGTATTGACGGCGCTGATGGTCACGGCTCGAGCCGGGTCCGCCATGTGCGCCGAAATCGGCATTATGCGGATTTCCGAACAGATTGACGCGCTCGAGTGCATGGCAATAGACCCCTTCCGTTACCTTATTGCACCCAAGCTCCTGGCCGGAATCCTCTCTGTGCCCCTTCTGAATTTCATCTTCAACGTGGTAGGCATTTTGGGAGGCTACCTGGTTGGAGTCAAGTTGCTCGGAGTGGAAGCCGGATCCTATTGGAACGGCATGGAGACCAGCGTCGTTTGGGAAGACATCAGCATGGGGCTTGTCAAATCCTTGGTCTTCGGTCTCGTCATCATCTGGGTTTGCACTTCTCGAGGTTTTTTCGTCCACTTGGACCGAACGGGCGGATTTGGCGCTGAAGGGGTCAGCCGGTCGACAACGGTTGCCGTGGTTCAATCGTCCGTCTCCGTGCTTCTCTGGGACTACTTATTGACAGCCGTATTATTGTAG
- the mlaD gene encoding outer membrane lipid asymmetry maintenance protein MlaD, whose translation MRKFNVETAVGTFVVAGFLCFAYLAIKLGDVHVFGREGYHVTARFSSVSGLKQGARVEIAGVVIGKVTSIRLADYQAKVDLQIEPDVTLRGDAIASIRTQGIIGDKFVKISPGGADEEIKDGGEILDTEGAISLEELISKYIFESKNK comes from the coding sequence ATGAGGAAGTTCAATGTTGAAACGGCCGTTGGCACGTTTGTTGTAGCTGGATTTCTTTGCTTTGCCTATCTTGCCATCAAACTGGGAGATGTCCATGTTTTTGGCAGAGAAGGGTACCATGTGACGGCTCGATTTTCCAGCGTCTCGGGACTCAAACAGGGAGCCCGAGTGGAAATAGCCGGCGTGGTCATCGGCAAGGTAACCAGTATCCGACTGGCCGACTACCAAGCGAAAGTCGATCTGCAAATCGAACCGGACGTTACCCTCCGGGGGGATGCCATTGCCTCTATTCGCACTCAGGGCATCATCGGAGACAAATTTGTGAAGATTTCACCCGGCGGTGCGGATGAAGAGATCAAAGACGGAGGCGAGATCCTGGATACCGAGGGCGCCATTAGCCTGGAAGAGCTCATCAGCAAATATATTTTTGAAAGCAAAAACAAATAG
- a CDS encoding nucleoside phosphorylase gives MQDTSIVRATSGRRNVVLPPNGLMMPVPLDFRECLQKLNSSRVRTLFNFMEVHKTEYRDVPIALAGPFLGAPQGAMLLENIAAMKCRRILCLGWCGSIREDVRIGDVILARSAISDEGTSRHYPLKGVKIEAGRQLASDLVRSANMNSLKLREEVVWSTDAPYRETREKVAAMRKRGAVAVEMELSALYKVAFFRKVMVVGLLVVSDELFTGEWKHGFSDERFHRSRALALDVALQACASAQD, from the coding sequence ATGCAAGATACTTCGATCGTTCGAGCTACGTCGGGCCGTCGCAACGTCGTTTTGCCCCCCAACGGTCTCATGATGCCGGTTCCTCTGGATTTTCGAGAGTGTCTGCAGAAGCTGAATTCCTCCCGTGTGAGAACATTGTTCAACTTCATGGAAGTCCACAAGACGGAATACCGGGATGTTCCCATCGCTCTGGCCGGACCCTTCCTCGGGGCGCCGCAGGGAGCGATGCTGCTGGAAAACATTGCGGCTATGAAGTGCAGACGAATCCTTTGTTTAGGATGGTGCGGATCGATCAGAGAAGACGTCCGGATCGGGGACGTGATCCTGGCTCGAAGTGCGATCAGCGACGAGGGGACTTCACGGCACTACCCGTTGAAAGGGGTCAAGATTGAGGCTGGGAGGCAACTCGCCTCCGATCTGGTCCGGTCGGCAAATATGAATTCGTTGAAACTGCGGGAAGAAGTTGTGTGGAGCACGGATGCCCCTTATCGGGAAACCCGGGAAAAGGTGGCTGCTATGAGAAAGAGAGGCGCTGTAGCCGTAGAAATGGAGTTGTCCGCCCTGTATAAGGTCGCATTCTTTCGAAAGGTAATGGTGGTGGGGCTCCTGGTGGTTTCCGATGAACTGTTCACGGGCGAATGGAAACACGGCTTCTCGGACGAGCGGTTTCATCGTTCGAGGGCATTGGCGCTGGATGTGGCCTTGCAGGCGTGTGCGTCCGCGCAAGACTGA
- the recN gene encoding DNA repair protein RecN has translation MLSHLSIQNFAIIDALELSFFPGLNVITGETGAGKSIILNAGHLLLGERPSSDLIRTGEKSLRVEALFSLPATIQQSTGPDLRNEDEETELAVSRVIYQEGPNKVFLNGRLATVAMLQDRVPRLMSIVGQHDHQILLHRDAHLDILDEYGGLASSRQRVEGLFLRLGNLHQQKHLFLRNRSRLAEQRELLEFQLNELESARPTPEEDVQLLEERERLRHARTLYEQAQGSYHLLYDREDALLSSLGAIESGLAQMANVDSSLRATKERLHSAIMELEDVALTLRDYAEGIVFDPARIEVVEDRLSRLERLKKKYGPTLSEVFSRMEETRKTLNALRDDNSSGTQLDVQIRNTEEELAKEALALSDVRKHKAETLARDVRGELSSLSMPGMVFRVEFGRIPSSQKGVLSCGDLVFGPYGVDDVEFIMAANPGEDLRPLSRIASGGELSRILLSIKRILAGTASVETLIFDEVDAGIGGTIAETLGKKLKEISRFHQVLCVTHLPQIACFADHHYKVFKEVLEGRTVTRVVRLGPEERIAEIARMLGGKEGDDAAVAYACKMIERLS, from the coding sequence TTGCTCTCACACCTTTCCATACAGAACTTCGCCATCATTGACGCCCTGGAACTTTCGTTCTTTCCCGGCCTCAATGTGATCACCGGCGAGACCGGGGCCGGAAAGTCCATCATTCTAAACGCCGGGCATCTTCTACTTGGGGAACGGCCGTCTTCGGACCTGATACGTACGGGAGAGAAGTCGTTACGAGTGGAGGCTCTGTTTTCCCTGCCGGCGACGATACAGCAATCGACGGGCCCGGATCTCAGGAACGAGGATGAAGAGACCGAACTCGCGGTCAGTCGAGTGATCTATCAGGAGGGACCCAACAAGGTCTTTCTCAACGGGAGGCTGGCCACTGTGGCTATGTTGCAGGACCGGGTCCCCCGATTGATGAGCATCGTCGGACAACACGACCATCAGATCCTGCTTCATCGCGACGCCCACTTGGATATACTGGACGAGTACGGGGGATTGGCGAGTTCGAGGCAGCGCGTTGAAGGGCTCTTCCTCCGGCTGGGAAACCTGCACCAGCAAAAGCACCTTTTCTTGCGAAATCGCAGTCGGTTGGCCGAACAGAGAGAATTGCTGGAGTTCCAACTCAACGAGTTGGAATCCGCCCGCCCGACTCCTGAGGAAGACGTTCAGTTACTCGAGGAACGGGAGCGGCTCCGTCATGCGCGCACGCTTTACGAGCAAGCCCAGGGCAGCTATCACCTCTTGTACGACCGCGAAGACGCCCTGCTATCCTCCCTGGGCGCGATCGAATCGGGCTTGGCGCAAATGGCGAATGTGGACTCCTCTCTCCGAGCCACCAAAGAGCGGCTTCACAGCGCGATCATGGAACTGGAAGATGTGGCGCTGACGCTTAGGGATTACGCGGAAGGCATCGTATTCGATCCGGCTCGTATCGAGGTGGTGGAAGATCGTCTGTCCCGATTGGAGCGCTTGAAGAAGAAATACGGCCCGACACTCTCAGAGGTTTTCAGCCGAATGGAGGAAACCAGAAAGACGTTGAACGCCCTCCGGGACGATAACAGCAGCGGGACTCAACTGGACGTTCAAATCCGAAACACGGAAGAAGAACTGGCGAAGGAGGCGTTGGCGTTGTCCGACGTTCGAAAGCACAAAGCCGAGACGTTGGCCCGCGATGTTCGGGGCGAATTGAGTTCTCTCAGTATGCCCGGCATGGTCTTTCGCGTAGAGTTCGGCCGTATTCCTTCTTCTCAGAAAGGGGTCCTATCCTGTGGCGACCTGGTCTTCGGGCCATACGGCGTGGATGACGTCGAATTCATCATGGCGGCCAACCCGGGCGAGGATCTGCGACCGCTCAGCAGGATTGCATCGGGCGGCGAGCTCTCCCGGATACTTCTGTCCATTAAGCGCATTCTGGCGGGGACGGCTTCCGTCGAAACGCTGATCTTCGACGAAGTGGACGCGGGCATTGGTGGAACCATCGCCGAAACCCTGGGGAAGAAGCTCAAAGAGATCTCACGGTTTCATCAGGTGTTGTGCGTCACCCACCTCCCACAAATTGCCTGCTTCGCAGATCATCATTATAAAGTATTCAAAGAAGTCCTGGAAGGTCGGACGGTTACGAGGGTGGTGAGACTCGGTCCGGAGGAAAGGATCGCCGAAATCGCGCGCATGTTGGGCGGCAAGGAAGGTGACGACGCGGCCGTTGCCTACGCCTGCAAGATGATCGAACGTCTGAGCTGA
- a CDS encoding acylphosphatase has translation MEKVRARLLIRGFVQGVFFRASTRDEAQRLGVSGWVRNRRDGDVEALVEGDRGSVERLIEWCRVGGPPTARVTGVEVKWEPYAGEFDHFKVTY, from the coding sequence ATGGAAAAGGTGCGCGCCAGATTGCTGATCCGGGGCTTTGTTCAAGGCGTCTTTTTCAGGGCTTCCACTCGCGACGAAGCACAGCGTTTGGGTGTGTCCGGGTGGGTCCGAAACAGACGCGACGGAGACGTGGAAGCTTTGGTGGAGGGTGATCGGGGATCCGTGGAGCGGCTGATCGAGTGGTGCCGGGTTGGCGGACCCCCGACCGCTCGGGTGACCGGGGTGGAAGTAAAATGGGAACCCTATGCCGGGGAATTTGATCATTTTAAGGTTACTTATTGA
- a CDS encoding ABC transporter substrate-binding protein: MSRQAMRAVGFFFLCIWLAGVVSAADPAAEAMKQLKTSIDRVLEVLNDKELAKPEHEADRRKSITEIIKSRFDFEEMAKRAMSRHWKDQTPEQAKSFVDLFTELLSASYIGKIEAYTDENVLYHDAMKKGPYIWIKTTIKGKDVNVPVEYRMFSRDGEWFVYDVVIEEVSLVSTYRDQFNQTISRESYDALVKKLQNKLNEIEALEKAGKPA, from the coding sequence ATGAGTCGACAAGCAATGCGAGCGGTGGGTTTCTTTTTTCTATGCATATGGCTGGCGGGTGTGGTGTCCGCTGCCGATCCCGCGGCCGAAGCGATGAAGCAGCTAAAGACCTCCATCGACCGGGTTCTGGAGGTGTTGAACGACAAGGAATTGGCCAAACCGGAACATGAGGCCGATCGGCGAAAGAGCATCACCGAAATCATTAAATCCCGGTTCGATTTCGAAGAGATGGCCAAACGCGCCATGTCCCGGCACTGGAAGGACCAGACTCCGGAACAGGCCAAATCATTTGTGGATCTGTTCACCGAGTTGCTTTCCGCGTCCTACATAGGAAAAATCGAAGCTTATACGGATGAAAATGTGCTCTATCACGACGCAATGAAGAAAGGACCCTATATCTGGATAAAAACCACGATTAAGGGCAAGGATGTAAACGTTCCTGTCGAATACCGTATGTTTTCGAGAGACGGCGAGTGGTTCGTATACGACGTGGTCATCGAGGAAGTGAGCCTGGTGAGCACCTACCGGGATCAATTCAATCAGACCATTTCGCGGGAATCCTACGACGCGTTGGTGAAAAAACTCCAAAACAAATTGAACGAGATCGAGGCCCTCGAAAAGGCCGGAAAGCCTGCATGA
- a CDS encoding TolC family protein, producing the protein MKPRRFFLFLAIGAVAFLTCILSDARATETEKKFTLDECVEMALKFSPEIKETNQDVEIARTRLDEAKAYFWPQLEALGLAAPVSDAKGNQVESSYSSDRIQGIGPFGSIDVSLVQPLYTFGKLSSAKEAATHGIKVDESRVQQKATDVALQVKQFYHGIAFANDGEKLVNEIDTYLESALKRTRKLLEAESEHATQLDLDKLEAFKGVVEKYRNKAVKSKILAKEALRAYMGLPRGTEMAIVDETLVPIDVDVQELEHYIQESQTLRPEITQLKEGLAAKEALVDVAAADYFPTLFVGAFYSYAYAPDRDRVTNPWIYDYANHQAGGVGVGLKWSLNFGITTAKVDRSKAEVLKLKKTQDFAETGIPLQVEQSYRDLIEARKNIDALETAQKAARKWMVGASSNYDLGIGTSKDLADAVVAYGTIKMDYLTSVYNFNMGYANLAQASGTSVLEVSNKY; encoded by the coding sequence ATGAAACCTCGCCGCTTCTTTCTCTTTTTGGCGATCGGCGCCGTCGCATTTCTGACATGCATTCTGTCCGATGCCCGGGCCACGGAAACAGAGAAAAAGTTCACGCTCGATGAATGCGTTGAAATGGCGCTGAAATTCAGTCCTGAAATCAAAGAGACCAACCAGGATGTCGAAATTGCCCGCACCCGTCTCGACGAGGCGAAGGCCTATTTCTGGCCCCAACTAGAAGCTCTGGGACTGGCGGCGCCCGTATCCGACGCCAAGGGAAATCAGGTCGAATCCAGTTACAGCAGCGATCGAATTCAGGGCATCGGCCCCTTTGGAAGCATCGACGTGAGTTTGGTCCAACCTCTCTATACGTTTGGAAAATTGTCATCTGCAAAGGAGGCGGCCACGCACGGGATCAAAGTGGATGAGTCCCGGGTCCAACAAAAAGCCACGGACGTTGCGCTTCAAGTGAAGCAGTTTTACCATGGTATTGCTTTTGCCAATGACGGCGAGAAGCTGGTCAACGAGATAGATACGTACCTCGAAAGCGCTCTGAAAAGAACCCGAAAACTTCTGGAAGCCGAATCCGAGCACGCCACTCAGTTGGATCTGGACAAACTCGAAGCCTTCAAGGGCGTAGTCGAAAAGTATAGAAACAAAGCCGTAAAATCGAAGATCCTCGCTAAGGAAGCGCTTCGAGCGTATATGGGACTTCCCAGAGGAACAGAGATGGCCATTGTCGATGAAACGCTCGTGCCCATTGACGTGGACGTTCAAGAACTCGAACACTATATCCAGGAAAGCCAAACACTGCGCCCGGAGATCACCCAGCTGAAGGAAGGTCTCGCCGCCAAGGAAGCGCTGGTGGACGTGGCTGCCGCCGACTACTTCCCCACCCTTTTCGTCGGGGCCTTTTACTCCTACGCGTATGCGCCCGACCGCGACCGGGTCACCAATCCATGGATTTACGACTATGCCAACCACCAGGCGGGAGGCGTCGGAGTGGGGCTCAAATGGTCCCTCAATTTCGGTATTACCACGGCCAAAGTCGATCGGAGCAAGGCGGAGGTCCTCAAGCTGAAAAAGACACAGGATTTCGCTGAAACCGGGATCCCCCTTCAGGTGGAGCAGAGTTATCGCGATTTGATCGAGGCGCGAAAAAACATCGATGCCTTGGAAACGGCTCAGAAGGCGGCTCGGAAATGGATGGTCGGCGCCTCGTCCAACTATGATCTGGGCATAGGCACATCCAAAGACCTGGCGGACGCGGTAGTGGCTTACGGCACCATTAAAATGGACTATCTGACGTCCGTATACAACTTCAACATGGGATACGCCAACCTGGCTCAGGCATCCGGAACGAGCGTCTTGGAAGTGTCCAACAAGTACTAG